AAACCAACCGCATGTACCGCAATACCGGCGCGATCACCCATCGCGGCCGCTGGGGCGATGTGACCTCGCGGATGACGGCCGCAGTGGAAGCAGTGAACAACTCGCGCATCAATGAAGGCCTGGCCGGTGGCCCGGAAGGCAGCTTCAACGGCACCGACTGGTCGACCTCACGCCTGCGCAACTACCAGCTGGATGGCGAAGTGAGCTTCCCGACCACGCTGGGTGGTGCCGAGAACATCTGGACGCTGGGCTTTGAATACCTCGACAGCCGCCTGACCGACCCGTACTCGATGAGCCAGTCCAGCAGCAGCGGCGGCGGCTTCCCGGGGCTGTCGGCCGACCGTGCGCGCGGCAAGGCCGATGCGCAGACCACCGCCGTATTCGTGGAGGACAACATCTACCTGGGCGAGCGCTGGATCGTTACCCCGGGCCTGCGTTTCGACCACCACAGCCAGTTCGGCAACAACACCAGCCCCAGCCTCAATGCGCAGTTCCGCATCAACAGCGACTGGGTGGTGAAGGGCGGCATCGCCCGCGCGTTCAAGGCGCCGAACCTGTACCAGTCGAACCCGGACTATCTCTACTACACCCGTGGCAACGGCTGCCCCAATGCGCTTCCGAGCCTCGGCGCTGGTTGCTACATGCGTGGCAATGCGGATCTGAAGGCGGAAACCAGCCTGAACAAGGAACTGGGCATCGAATGGGCACCGCAGAGCGGCTGGCAGGCGTCGTTGACCTACTTCCACAACGACTACAAGGACAAGATCCAGGCCGGCTACGACCAGATCGGCCTGACTGCCGATGGCCGCGGCCGCATCTTCCGCTGGGAGAACGCGCCGAAGGCGATCGTGCAGGGGCTTGAGGGCAACCTGGTGATCCCGCTGCTGGGTGAGCAGGGCAACCGCCTGAAGTGGAGCAACAACTTCACCTACATGGTGGAAAATGAGAACAAGAGCACGGGCCAGCCGCTGTCGGTGATCCCGAAGTACACCGTCAACACGATGCTGGACTGGCAGGCCACCGACAAGCTGTCGCTGCTGCTGACCGGTACCTTCTATGGCAAGCAGAAGCCGGCCACCACCAACATCAACAACGATCCGCGCTGTACCGGCAGCTGCGATGCCTCGATCGCGCTGCAGGATCGCGGTGCGTACAACATCTGGGGCGTGAGCGCGCGCTACAAGGTGACCGAGACGGTCAGCTTCGGCTTCGGCGTGAACAACCTGGCCGACAAGCGCCTGTTCCGCGAGGCCAACAGCAGCGATGCCGGCGCGGCGACCTACAACGAGCCGGGCCGCGCGTACTGGGCCAGCCTGCGCTTCGGGTTCTGACCGCACGCGGACGTCGATCCGCTGCGTTCGCCAGGCGTGGCCTGGCGCTGCCGGCCACGCTCCGGTAGCGCCGGGCCATGCCCGGTGAGGGACCGCGTGGCCTGCAATGTTATAAACACCGTAATAGTCTCCCCCGCCAGCACGGCGTAGCCTGCACCGCATCGCAAAGGAGCTGTTGCCATGGGCCACGACCACGATCACCTGCCATCCGAGATCCGTCACGAGAAACCCTTGTGGTGGGCACTCGGCCTGACCTCCACCTTCCTCGTCGTGGAGGTGGTGGGCGCGTTCTGGACCAACAGCCTGGCGCTGCTGTCAGACGCCGCGCACATGGCCACCGATGCGCTGGCGCTGATGATCGCGCTGGTCGCGGTGCGGCTGAGCCGGCGCCCGCCGGACGCGCGCCGCACCTACGGCTATGCACGCCTGGAAGCGCTGGGCGCGATGATCAACGGCGCCATGCTGTTCGTGGTTGCCGCCTACATCCTGTGGGAGGCGGTCGGGCGCTTCCGCGAGCCGCAGGAGATCGCCTCCTCCGGCATGCTGGTGATCGCCGCCGCGGGCCTGGTCATCAACTTGATCTCGATGCGCCTGCTGCAGGCCGGCAGTGGCGAGAGCCTCAACGTGAAGGGCGCCTACCTGGAAGTGTGGGCGGACATGCTCGGCTCGGTGGCGGTGATCGCCGGTGCGTTGTTGATCAAGTGGACCGGCTGGAAGCCGATCGACCCGATCCTGGCGGTGCTGATCGGTTTGTGGGTACTGCCGCGCACCTACGTGCTGATGCGTGAGGCGATCAACGTGCTGCTGGAAGGCGTGCCCAAGGGCATGGACGTGGCCAAGGTGCGCGACAGCCTGTCCGGCCATGCCGCCGTGCTGGACGTGCATGACCTGCACGTGTGGGCGCTGGCCTCCAGCACCCCGGCGCTGACCGCGCACATCGTGATGCGTGATGGCACCGATGCCGATGCGCTGCGCCGTGAACTGGGCGGGCGCCTGCACGATGACTTCGGCATCGAGCACGTGACACTGCAGATCGAAGCGGACCACTGCGGCGAAGCCTGTGGTGAGCCGGCGCCGGCCAAGGGCGGCGAGCACGAGGGCCATGAAGGCCATGACCACGGCGAGGACGCGCAGGGCCATCGCGGTCACGTGCATCGTTGATTGAAATTGAGGGCCGTGCCGGGTGGTGCCCGGCGTGGCTATTCGTCCCGCCGCGAGGCCAGCCGATCCGCCAGCCGGGTCGGTTCCGGCAGCCGGTACCCGCGCAGCGTGCGCTGCACCCAGTCCAGCGCGGTATCCGCACTGACCCGATGGCCACCGGCCACGAACAGCGGCTTGCAGCGCAGCTTGCTGCGCAGCACCCAGCCCAGTTGCTCATCGCCATCCATCAGCGGCGTATGTGCGCCAGCCTCGGCGCCCGGTTCGACGAACCGGCCGACCAGCTTCGACTTGGCCACGCCGATGCTCGGCAGGTCGGTGACCACACCGAGGTGAGCGGCCACGCCCAGCCGGCGCGGGTGGCTGATGCCATGGCCATCGACGAACACCAGGTCCGGCGTGCGCGGCAGCAGCGCCAGCGCGGCCAGCAGTGCCGGCAGCTCGCGGAAGCTGAGCAGGCCGGGGATGTAGGGCATCACCGTGGGGATGCGCGCGATCTCCTGCACCACAGGCTGCAGCGTCTCCGCGTCCAGCAGTACCGCCGCGGCGCGGGTGATGGCGCCGCCGTCTTCAAAGCCGACATCCAGCCCGGCCAGCCAGCGCACGTTGCGGGGCAGGCGGTCCTGGCGCTCCACGCGGCCTGCCAGCTGCAGCTGCTGCGCGCGTGCCGCGGCGACGCTGCCTTCCCAGCGCCCGGGGTCGATCACCGTATTCATTGGTCACAGCATCGCATGCGCGGTGCCACGGCCCGGTGAGCGGCGCCCGGGGCTACAATGGCAGCCTGC
This portion of the Stenotrophomonas sp. WZN-1 genome encodes:
- a CDS encoding TonB-dependent siderophore receptor, with amino-acid sequence MSPAVVLSPRPLALAVAALLAGSALTARAETDATDIDTVHVTASQIARQALGTSTITAEDIAKRPPANDIAELLRTMPGVNLTGNSASGQYGNNRQIDLRGMGPENTLILVDGKRIGARDAVRMGRSGERNTRGDTNWVPAEMIERIEVLRGPAAARYGSGASGGVVNIITKRPTGDLAGAVDLYGLVPEHSAEGGSERVGLQLSGPMTDTLSFRLYGNLNKTDADSLDLNRQYATNPNAVPPAGREGVKNRDVNALLRWDITADQVVEFEAGTSRQGNIYAGDRAVSTTGTSTGIDLAALAEGEAETNRMYRNTGAITHRGRWGDVTSRMTAAVEAVNNSRINEGLAGGPEGSFNGTDWSTSRLRNYQLDGEVSFPTTLGGAENIWTLGFEYLDSRLTDPYSMSQSSSSGGGFPGLSADRARGKADAQTTAVFVEDNIYLGERWIVTPGLRFDHHSQFGNNTSPSLNAQFRINSDWVVKGGIARAFKAPNLYQSNPDYLYYTRGNGCPNALPSLGAGCYMRGNADLKAETSLNKELGIEWAPQSGWQASLTYFHNDYKDKIQAGYDQIGLTADGRGRIFRWENAPKAIVQGLEGNLVIPLLGEQGNRLKWSNNFTYMVENENKSTGQPLSVIPKYTVNTMLDWQATDKLSLLLTGTFYGKQKPATTNINNDPRCTGSCDASIALQDRGAYNIWGVSARYKVTETVSFGFGVNNLADKRLFREANSSDAGAATYNEPGRAYWASLRFGF
- the nfi gene encoding deoxyribonuclease V (cleaves DNA at apurinic or apyrimidinic sites) translates to MNTVIDPGRWEGSVAAARAQQLQLAGRVERQDRLPRNVRWLAGLDVGFEDGGAITRAAAVLLDAETLQPVVQEIARIPTVMPYIPGLLSFRELPALLAALALLPRTPDLVFVDGHGISHPRRLGVAAHLGVVTDLPSIGVAKSKLVGRFVEPGAEAGAHTPLMDGDEQLGWVLRSKLRCKPLFVAGGHRVSADTALDWVQRTLRGYRLPEPTRLADRLASRRDE
- a CDS encoding cation diffusion facilitator family transporter, translating into MGHDHDHLPSEIRHEKPLWWALGLTSTFLVVEVVGAFWTNSLALLSDAAHMATDALALMIALVAVRLSRRPPDARRTYGYARLEALGAMINGAMLFVVAAYILWEAVGRFREPQEIASSGMLVIAAAGLVINLISMRLLQAGSGESLNVKGAYLEVWADMLGSVAVIAGALLIKWTGWKPIDPILAVLIGLWVLPRTYVLMREAINVLLEGVPKGMDVAKVRDSLSGHAAVLDVHDLHVWALASSTPALTAHIVMRDGTDADALRRELGGRLHDDFGIEHVTLQIEADHCGEACGEPAPAKGGEHEGHEGHDHGEDAQGHRGHVHR